From Pseudomonas sp. FP2335, the proteins below share one genomic window:
- a CDS encoding helix-turn-helix transcriptional regulator, with amino-acid sequence MSSLAMSSFVEQQIVLHQFTAKHSVQARAMLGWSREDLASQAGVAVEAVQRFESHADVEDETRLTLAFRLEAEGLVFFPGFAPGWGMSARRSTPAPAEPAEPGIISRLMGSTAASLDSPAPQPNGA; translated from the coding sequence ATGTCCTCTCTGGCAATGAGCTCTTTCGTAGAACAACAGATCGTCCTGCACCAATTCACCGCCAAGCACAGCGTCCAGGCCCGCGCGATGCTGGGCTGGAGCCGCGAAGACCTGGCCAGCCAGGCGGGTGTCGCAGTGGAAGCGGTGCAACGCTTTGAAAGCCACGCCGACGTGGAAGATGAAACCCGGTTGACCCTGGCGTTTCGGCTGGAGGCGGAGGGGCTGGTGTTTTTCCCAGGGTTCGCGCCGGGGTGGGGAATGAGTGCACGCAGGTCTACCCCTGCTCCGGCCGAACCCGCCGAGCCAGGTATCATCTCGCGGCTGATGGGTTCAACAGCGGCCTCTCTTGACTCACCAGCCCCTCAACCGAATGGTGCGTAG
- a CDS encoding DUF2790 domain-containing protein, whose protein sequence is MKALVVMALSSLCATAALADEAPTDVADRNAPIVEDYTYSTHLDVAKVLSMSAIPEVCEVVPVKMEYEDSQGQRHILNYHVMGNGCSNG, encoded by the coding sequence ATGAAAGCTCTAGTAGTTATGGCCCTCAGCAGCTTGTGCGCCACCGCCGCCCTGGCCGACGAAGCCCCGACTGACGTAGCTGACCGCAATGCCCCGATTGTCGAGGACTACACTTACAGCACCCATCTGGACGTTGCCAAAGTACTGTCCATGAGCGCGATTCCAGAAGTCTGCGAAGTTGTACCGGTGAAGATGGAATATGAAGATTCACAAGGTCAGCGCCATATTCTTAATTACCATGTAATGGGCAATGGCTGCTCTAACGGATAA
- a CDS encoding ABC transporter substrate-binding protein, with protein sequence MKKLVLLGALALSVLSMQAFADEKPLKIGIEAAYPPFASKAPDGSIVGFDYDIGNALCEEMKVKCTWVEQEFDGLIPALKVRKIDAILSSMSITEDRKKSVDFTKRYYLSPARLVMKDGVAVSDSLAELKDKKIGVQRGSIHDRFAKEVLAPKGATIVPYSTQNEIYLDVAAGRLDGTVADATLLEDGFLKTDAGKGYAFTGPSFTDAKYFGDGIGIAVRKGDKENLDRINAAITAIRANGKYKEIEKKYFNFDIYGPEAQ encoded by the coding sequence ATGAAGAAACTCGTGCTGTTGGGCGCCCTGGCGCTGTCCGTGCTGTCCATGCAGGCTTTCGCTGATGAGAAGCCTCTGAAAATTGGTATCGAAGCGGCCTACCCTCCGTTTGCCTCGAAGGCGCCGGATGGCAGCATCGTGGGTTTTGACTACGACATCGGCAACGCCCTGTGCGAAGAGATGAAGGTCAAGTGCACCTGGGTCGAGCAAGAGTTCGACGGCCTGATCCCGGCGCTCAAAGTACGCAAGATCGACGCGATCCTGTCGTCCATGTCCATCACCGAAGATCGCAAGAAGTCCGTGGACTTCACCAAACGCTACTACCTGAGCCCGGCGCGCCTGGTGATGAAGGACGGCGTAGCGGTCAGCGACAGCCTGGCTGAGCTCAAAGACAAGAAGATCGGCGTGCAGCGCGGTTCGATCCACGACCGTTTCGCCAAGGAAGTGCTGGCTCCCAAAGGCGCCACCATCGTTCCTTACAGCACCCAGAACGAAATCTACCTGGACGTGGCTGCCGGTCGTCTTGACGGTACCGTGGCCGACGCCACCCTGCTGGAAGACGGTTTCCTGAAGACCGACGCTGGCAAAGGCTACGCGTTCACCGGCCCATCCTTCACCGACGCCAAATACTTCGGCGACGGTATCGGCATCGCGGTCCGCAAAGGCGACAAGGAAAACCTGGACCGCATCAACGCTGCCATCACCGCGATCCGTGCCAACGGCAAATACAAAGAAATCGAGAAAAAGTACTTCAACTTCGATATTTACGGCCCAGAAGCCCAGTAA
- a CDS encoding M14 family metallopeptidase: protein MERIDHLLPWGHLGCERQLSVFRFGSGERKAYIQASLHADELPGMRTAWELKKRLTELEEQGALNGVIELVPVANPMGLGQLLQGAHQGRFEVGSGKNFNRDFVALDEPVAALLEGKLGDDPHANVRLIRQAMIDTIDALPEPASQLQGMQRVLLRHACNADVVLDLHCDCEAALHLYALPQHWPQWRSLAAHLNVKVGLLAEDSGGSSFDEACSTPWLRLSKAFPDAQIPLACLATTLELGGQSDTGRDEAIFHAEGILAFLAEQGLIKGQWPAAQFDACEGMPFEGTEMLFAPHPGVISFLRKPGEWVEAGDEIFEVIDPLSDQVSIVCAGTSGVLFAVERLRYAQAGFWLAKVAGREALRHGNLLND, encoded by the coding sequence ATGGAACGTATCGATCACCTGTTGCCCTGGGGGCATTTGGGCTGCGAGCGCCAACTGAGCGTGTTCCGCTTCGGCAGCGGCGAGCGCAAGGCCTATATCCAGGCCAGCCTGCACGCCGATGAATTGCCCGGCATGCGCACCGCCTGGGAACTGAAAAAGCGTCTCACCGAGCTGGAAGAGCAGGGCGCCCTCAACGGCGTCATCGAGCTGGTCCCGGTGGCCAACCCGATGGGCCTCGGCCAGCTGCTGCAAGGCGCACACCAGGGGCGTTTCGAGGTCGGCAGCGGCAAGAACTTCAACCGCGATTTCGTCGCGTTGGACGAGCCGGTTGCCGCGCTGCTGGAAGGCAAGCTGGGGGACGATCCTCACGCCAACGTGCGCCTGATCCGACAGGCCATGATTGACACTATCGACGCCTTGCCTGAGCCGGCGAGCCAGCTGCAAGGCATGCAGCGGGTGCTGTTGCGCCACGCCTGCAACGCTGACGTGGTGCTCGACCTGCATTGCGACTGCGAAGCCGCGTTGCACCTGTATGCGTTGCCCCAGCATTGGCCGCAGTGGCGTTCGCTGGCCGCGCACCTGAATGTGAAGGTCGGCCTGTTGGCGGAAGACTCCGGTGGCAGTTCGTTCGATGAAGCCTGCTCGACGCCCTGGCTGCGTTTGTCCAAGGCGTTTCCAGACGCGCAGATCCCGTTGGCGTGCCTGGCGACTACGCTGGAGTTGGGTGGCCAATCCGACACCGGGCGCGACGAGGCGATTTTCCACGCCGAAGGCATTCTGGCGTTCCTCGCCGAGCAAGGCCTGATCAAGGGCCAATGGCCGGCGGCACAATTCGATGCCTGTGAAGGCATGCCGTTCGAAGGCACCGAGATGCTGTTCGCGCCCCATCCCGGCGTGATCAGCTTCCTGCGCAAGCCGGGTGAATGGGTCGAGGCCGGTGATGAGATTTTTGAAGTGATTGATCCCTTGTCCGACCAGGTCAGCATTGTTTGCGCCGGCACGTCCGGGGTGCTGTTTGCCGTTGAGCGGCTGCGTTATGCCCAAGCAGGTTTTTGGCTGGCCAAGGTCGCGGGGCGCGAAGCCCTGCGCCATGGCAATTTGCTGAATGACTGA
- a CDS encoding amidase family protein gives MFGIGLGVGAVISQASRMMGVKPAGDLRKPVPPGTEYVGVRELGEQMARPGGFTSEDLVTYLQARIRKLDPALSTIIELNPQALEIARELDRERMSGKVRGPLHGIPVLLKDTIETGDTQQTSAGAFGLTGTAARKDGFIVERLREQGAVILGKTNLTELAGFRGGPDGWSSRGGQTRNPYHADAPVGGSSSGSAAAVAAGLAPLAVGTETSGSIIVPAALNGVVGFKPSVGVLSRSGIIPASHRQDTPGPMARSVFDAALMLNAMSGSDPDDSANIDAPKGIDYTALLKPGALHGKRIGYPATFCAKGESLSVDNSPQFAQALEVLRAQGATVVPVNMRLADASRYGELLFADVKDELNDYLAKRQGLPVKSVPQLIAFNDARDGAATEHQPVLKQIEASTLTPEEREPLWDALIQEFRGTLDELIDEQNLDAVVSDFETNSYFAVAAAGYPGVSVPSGKNDDGEPTSAYFFGARWSEPTLLAVAHGYEQAAKVGIKPVL, from the coding sequence ATGTTTGGTATTGGTCTTGGTGTGGGCGCGGTAATTAGCCAGGCGTCGAGAATGATGGGGGTGAAACCCGCGGGCGATCTACGCAAACCGGTACCGCCTGGCACTGAGTATGTCGGTGTTCGCGAACTCGGCGAGCAAATGGCACGGCCGGGTGGGTTCACCTCGGAAGATCTGGTCACCTATTTGCAAGCGCGCATTCGTAAGCTCGACCCCGCGTTAAGCACCATCATCGAACTCAACCCACAGGCGTTGGAGATTGCACGCGAGCTGGACCGCGAGCGCATGTCAGGCAAGGTCAGGGGGCCGCTGCATGGTATTCCGGTGCTGCTCAAGGACACGATCGAGACAGGCGATACCCAGCAAACCAGCGCCGGCGCGTTTGGATTGACGGGGACGGCGGCGCGCAAGGATGGATTTATTGTCGAGCGCCTGCGTGAGCAGGGCGCGGTGATCCTGGGCAAGACCAACCTGACGGAGCTCGCGGGTTTTCGCGGCGGCCCCGACGGTTGGAGCAGTCGGGGCGGGCAAACGCGCAACCCTTACCATGCGGATGCACCGGTCGGTGGTTCAAGTTCGGGATCGGCCGCCGCTGTTGCCGCCGGGTTGGCGCCGCTGGCCGTGGGCACCGAAACCAGCGGTTCGATCATTGTGCCGGCGGCGCTCAACGGCGTGGTCGGTTTCAAGCCCAGCGTGGGCGTGTTGAGCCGCAGCGGCATCATTCCAGCCAGCCACCGGCAGGACACACCGGGGCCGATGGCGCGCTCGGTGTTTGATGCTGCGCTCATGCTTAATGCAATGTCTGGCAGCGACCCTGACGACAGCGCGAACATTGATGCGCCCAAGGGCATCGACTACACCGCATTGCTCAAACCCGGAGCGTTGCACGGCAAGCGTATTGGTTACCCGGCGACCTTTTGCGCGAAGGGCGAAAGCCTGTCGGTGGACAATAGCCCTCAGTTTGCCCAGGCGCTTGAGGTGCTTCGAGCGCAAGGGGCAACTGTGGTGCCGGTGAATATGCGACTGGCCGACGCCTCGCGTTATGGCGAATTGTTGTTTGCCGATGTGAAGGACGAGTTGAATGACTACCTGGCCAAGCGACAGGGACTGCCGGTCAAGTCGGTGCCGCAACTGATTGCGTTCAACGATGCGCGTGATGGAGCCGCCACCGAGCACCAGCCGGTACTCAAGCAAATCGAGGCATCCACCCTCACGCCTGAGGAACGCGAACCCCTATGGGATGCCCTGATCCAGGAGTTTCGTGGCACCTTGGATGAGCTGATTGACGAGCAAAACCTTGATGCGGTGGTCTCGGACTTCGAGACCAACAGCTACTTTGCGGTCGCCGCAGCTGGTTACCCTGGTGTCTCGGTGCCTTCCGGGAAAAATGACGACGGTGAACCGACCAGCGCGTATTTCTTTGGTGCCCGCTGGAGCGAACCGACATTGCTGGCGGTGGCCCATGGGTATGAGCAGGCTGCGAAAGTGGGGATCAAGCCGGTTCTTTAA
- a CDS encoding HAD-IB family hydrolase yields the protein MLEAGPADAKVLSVFDFDGTLTHHDSFVPFLKFAFGKAEFCRRMVKLAVPGLRFLLRLTSRDELKAQLIRTFMTGVEKAWVQQQAQAYCQAYWTRLMRPSGLQSVADELKSGAVVTLCSASPALVLQPFADRLGIKLIGTELEVVDGVLTGKLTGNNCRCENKVLRLEAVYGDLGDYRLRAWGDTRGDRELLAAAQDAHFRHFHGKKNKRARLQR from the coding sequence ATGCTCGAAGCCGGCCCCGCCGATGCAAAAGTACTTTCCGTATTTGACTTCGACGGCACCCTGACCCACCACGACAGTTTTGTGCCGTTCCTCAAGTTTGCCTTTGGCAAGGCTGAGTTCTGCCGGCGGATGGTGAAGCTCGCGGTGCCTGGGCTGCGGTTTTTGTTGCGGCTGACCAGCCGGGATGAGTTGAAGGCGCAGTTGATCCGCACCTTCATGACCGGGGTGGAGAAAGCTTGGGTGCAGCAGCAGGCGCAAGCGTATTGCCAGGCGTATTGGACCAGGTTGATGCGCCCGAGCGGCTTGCAGTCGGTGGCCGATGAGTTGAAGTCCGGAGCGGTGGTGACCCTGTGCTCGGCGTCGCCGGCGCTGGTGTTGCAGCCGTTTGCCGATCGCCTGGGGATCAAGTTGATCGGCACCGAGCTTGAAGTGGTCGACGGGGTGCTGACCGGCAAGCTGACCGGCAACAATTGCCGCTGTGAGAACAAGGTGCTGCGGCTTGAAGCGGTGTATGGGGACCTGGGGGATTATCGTCTGCGGGCCTGGGGTGACACGCGCGGGGATCGGGAGTTGCTGGCGGCGGCGCAGGATGCGCATTTTCGGCATTTTCATGGGAAGAAGAACAAGCGGGCCCGGTTGCAGCGGTGA
- a CDS encoding ABC transporter permease: MIFDYNVIWEAMPLYLGGLLTTLKLLAISLFFGLLAALPLGLMRVSKQPVVNGAAWLYTYVIRGTPMLVQLFLIYYGLAQFEVVRESFLWPLLSSATFCACLAFAINTSAYTAEIIAGSLKATPNGEIEAAKAMGMSRYKLYRRILLPSALRRALPQYSNEVIMMLQTTSLASIVTLIDITGAARTVNAQFYLPFEAYITAGVFYLCLTFILVRLFKLAERRWLSYLAPRKH, from the coding sequence ATGATCTTCGACTACAACGTCATCTGGGAGGCCATGCCGCTGTACCTTGGCGGCCTGCTGACCACCCTGAAACTGCTCGCCATCTCGTTGTTCTTCGGCCTGCTCGCCGCCTTGCCCCTGGGCTTGATGCGTGTGTCCAAGCAGCCGGTGGTCAACGGTGCGGCCTGGCTCTACACCTATGTGATCCGCGGTACGCCGATGCTGGTGCAGCTGTTCCTGATCTACTACGGCCTGGCCCAGTTCGAAGTGGTGCGCGAGAGCTTCCTGTGGCCGCTGCTGTCCAGCGCCACGTTCTGTGCGTGCCTGGCGTTTGCGATCAACACCAGCGCCTACACCGCCGAGATCATTGCCGGTAGCCTCAAGGCCACGCCCAATGGCGAGATCGAAGCGGCCAAGGCCATGGGCATGTCGCGCTACAAGCTGTATCGCCGCATCCTGCTGCCGTCGGCCCTGCGCCGCGCACTGCCGCAGTACAGCAACGAAGTAATCATGATGTTGCAGACCACCAGCCTGGCCTCGATCGTCACCCTGATCGACATCACCGGTGCCGCGCGCACGGTGAATGCGCAGTTCTACCTGCCGTTCGAAGCCTACATCACCGCCGGCGTGTTCTACCTGTGCCTGACCTTCATCCTGGTGCGCCTGTTCAAGTTGGCCGAGCGCCGTTGGCTGAGCTACCTGGCTCCAAGGAAGCACTGA
- a CDS encoding ribonucleotide-diphosphate reductase subunit beta, protein MLSWDEFDKEEEGEVATKGANAGHATEANMDRLDGAGAAAAVEARAVTANDSAAIVRAKAALDKLDIAEGLAELEGASARVAVDEKRMINCRADLNQLVPFKYDWAWQKYLDGCANHWMPQEVNMTADIALWKNPEGLTDDERRIVMRNLGFFSTADSLVANNLVLAVYRLITNPECRQYILRQAFEEAIHTHAYQYCIESLAMDEGEIFNMYHEIPSVAKKAAWGLKYTRSISDPKFETGTVDTDKELLRNLVAYYCVLEGIFFYCGFTQILSMGRRNKMTGVAEQFQYILRDESMHLNFGIDVINQIKIENPHLWDAEMKEEATQMILQGTQLEIEYARDTMPRGVLGMNAAMMEDYLKFIANRRLSQIGLKEEYPGTTNPFPWMSEIMDLKKEKNFFETRVIEYQTGGALSWD, encoded by the coding sequence ATGCTGAGCTGGGACGAATTCGACAAAGAAGAAGAAGGCGAAGTAGCCACCAAAGGTGCCAACGCCGGCCACGCCACCGAAGCCAACATGGACCGCCTCGACGGTGCCGGCGCTGCCGCTGCCGTGGAAGCCCGCGCCGTCACCGCCAACGACTCCGCTGCCATCGTGCGCGCCAAAGCTGCGCTGGACAAACTCGACATCGCCGAAGGCCTCGCCGAACTCGAAGGCGCCTCCGCCCGCGTCGCCGTTGACGAAAAGCGCATGATCAACTGCCGCGCCGACCTCAACCAACTCGTACCCTTCAAGTACGACTGGGCCTGGCAGAAGTACCTCGACGGCTGCGCCAACCACTGGATGCCGCAAGAGGTCAACATGACCGCCGACATCGCGCTGTGGAAAAACCCCGAAGGCCTGACCGACGACGAACGTCGCATCGTCATGCGCAACCTGGGTTTCTTCTCCACCGCCGACTCCCTGGTCGCCAACAACCTGGTGCTGGCCGTGTACCGCCTGATCACCAACCCGGAGTGCCGCCAGTACATCCTGCGCCAGGCCTTCGAAGAGGCGATCCACACCCACGCCTACCAGTACTGCATCGAATCGCTGGCCATGGATGAAGGCGAGATCTTCAACATGTACCACGAGATTCCATCGGTCGCGAAGAAAGCCGCCTGGGGCCTGAAGTACACCCGTTCAATCTCCGATCCGAAGTTCGAAACCGGCACCGTCGACACCGACAAGGAACTGCTGCGCAACCTGGTCGCGTACTACTGCGTGCTGGAAGGCATCTTCTTCTACTGCGGCTTCACCCAGATCCTGTCCATGGGCCGCCGCAACAAAATGACCGGCGTGGCCGAGCAGTTCCAGTACATCCTGCGCGACGAGTCGATGCACCTGAACTTCGGCATCGACGTGATCAACCAGATCAAAATCGAAAACCCACACCTGTGGGATGCCGAGATGAAGGAAGAAGCGACCCAGATGATCCTGCAAGGGACCCAACTGGAGATCGAATACGCCCGCGACACCATGCCCCGCGGTGTGTTGGGCATGAACGCCGCGATGATGGAGGACTACCTCAAGTTCATCGCCAACCGTCGTCTGTCGCAAATCGGCTTGAAGGAAGAATACCCAGGCACCACCAACCCGTTCCCGTGGATGAGCGAGATCATGGACTTGAAGAAAGAGAAGAACTTCTTTGAGACCCGTGTGATCGAGTATCAGACTGGTGGTGCGTTGAGCTGGGATTGA
- a CDS encoding MBL fold metallo-hydrolase yields the protein MAILSSRVDPLPEGLKPAEQEQGPFSNDAPVQHGGFGKTLRIFWNMLFNKPRSTRPVGTIPVQPLTRDQLLAAPDHSVFRLGHSTVLLKMRGKFWVTDPVFAERASPFSWAGPKRFHQPPISLDELPALEAVILSHNHYDHLDYKAVVELADKTRYFLAPLGVGDILVKWGVEPGKVRQLDWWQGTEVDGIRFVATPAQHFSGRGLFDSNQTLWCSWVMIDGARRIFFSGDTGYFDGFKRIGEQYGPFDLTLMETGAYNVDWPHVHMQPEQTVQAHIDLKGRWLLPIHNGTFDLAFHAWHEPFDRIMALAWERNVSITTPAMGQAFSLNQPERGQAWWLEVETQGAEESLAS from the coding sequence ATGGCCATCCTCTCATCCCGTGTCGACCCTTTGCCTGAGGGGCTCAAACCTGCCGAGCAGGAACAGGGCCCCTTCAGTAACGACGCTCCCGTACAACACGGCGGCTTTGGCAAAACCTTGCGGATTTTCTGGAACATGCTGTTCAACAAGCCACGCAGCACGCGGCCGGTGGGGACGATCCCAGTGCAACCGCTGACCCGTGACCAGTTGCTGGCAGCGCCCGATCACAGTGTGTTTCGCCTTGGGCATTCCACGGTCTTGCTGAAAATGCGCGGTAAGTTCTGGGTGACCGACCCGGTCTTCGCTGAGCGCGCTTCGCCGTTCAGTTGGGCTGGCCCCAAGCGTTTCCACCAGCCCCCCATCAGCCTCGATGAACTGCCTGCGCTAGAGGCGGTGATTCTTTCCCACAACCATTACGACCATCTTGACTACAAGGCGGTCGTGGAATTGGCCGACAAGACTCGCTATTTTCTCGCACCGCTGGGCGTGGGCGACATTCTCGTCAAGTGGGGCGTTGAACCCGGCAAAGTACGGCAACTGGATTGGTGGCAGGGCACCGAGGTGGATGGCATCCGGTTTGTCGCCACACCTGCGCAGCATTTTTCCGGGCGCGGCTTGTTCGACAGCAACCAGACCCTGTGGTGTTCCTGGGTGATGATCGACGGCGCGCGGCGGATCTTCTTCAGCGGTGACACCGGCTATTTCGATGGCTTCAAACGCATTGGCGAGCAGTACGGTCCGTTTGATCTGACGCTGATGGAAACCGGTGCCTACAACGTCGACTGGCCCCACGTGCACATGCAGCCAGAGCAAACCGTGCAAGCACACATCGACCTCAAGGGGCGTTGGCTGCTGCCGATTCACAACGGCACCTTCGACCTGGCGTTCCATGCCTGGCACGAACCGTTCGACCGCATCATGGCCTTGGCGTGGGAGCGCAATGTGTCGATCACCACGCCGGCGATGGGCCAGGCGTTCAGCCTGAACCAACCTGAGCGCGGGCAGGCGTGGTGGCTGGAGGTGGAAACCCAGGGCGCCGAAGAAAGCCTGGCAAGCTGA
- the acs gene encoding acetate--CoA ligase, whose amino-acid sequence MSAASLYPVRPEVAANTLTDEATYKAMYQQSVVNPDGFWREQAKRLDWVKPFTAVKQTSFDDHHVDIKWFADGTLNVSYNCLDRHLAERGDQAAIIWEGDDPSESRTITYRELHEEVCKFANALRGQDVHRGDVVTIYMPMIPEAVVAMLACARIGAIHSVVFGGFSPEALAGRIIDCKSKVVITADEGIRAGKKIPLKANVDDALTNPETSSIQKVIVCKRTSGNIKWNQHRDIWYEDLMKVAGTVCAPKEMGAEEALFILYTSGSTGKPKGVQHTTGGYLLYAALTHERVFDYRPGEIYWCTADVGWVTGHTYIVYGPLANGATTLLFEGVPNYPDITRVGKIVDKHKVNILYTAPTAIRAMMASGTAACEGVDGSSLRLLGSVGEPINPEAWDWYYKNVGQSRCPIVDTWWQTETGATLMSPLPGAHALKPGSAARPFFGVVPALVDNLGNIIEGAAEGNLVILDSWPGQARTLYGDHDRFVDTYFKTFRGMYFTGDGARRDEDGYWWITGRVDDVLNVSGHRMGTAEIESAMVAHPKVAEAAVVGVPHDIKGQGIYVYVTLKNGEEPNEALRLELKNWVRKEIGPIASPDVIQWAPGLPKTRSGKIMRRILRKIATAEYDGLGDISTLADPGVVAHLIETHKTMNVA is encoded by the coding sequence ATGAGTGCGGCTTCCCTGTACCCCGTTCGCCCCGAAGTAGCAGCCAACACGCTGACCGACGAGGCGACCTACAAGGCCATGTACCAGCAGTCGGTGGTCAACCCCGATGGTTTCTGGCGTGAGCAAGCCAAGCGCCTTGACTGGGTCAAGCCTTTCACCGCGGTGAAGCAGACCTCGTTCGACGATCACCATGTCGACATCAAGTGGTTTGCCGATGGCACCCTGAACGTTTCCTACAACTGCCTGGACCGTCACCTCGCCGAGCGTGGCGACCAGGCTGCGATCATCTGGGAGGGCGACGATCCTTCCGAAAGCCGCACCATCACCTATCGCGAGCTGCATGAAGAAGTCTGCAAGTTCGCCAACGCCCTGCGCGGCCAGGATGTGCATCGCGGCGACGTGGTGACTATCTATATGCCAATGATCCCCGAAGCCGTGGTCGCCATGCTGGCGTGTGCCCGTATCGGTGCGATCCACTCCGTGGTGTTTGGCGGTTTCTCGCCGGAAGCCCTGGCCGGTCGCATCATCGACTGTAAGTCGAAGGTGGTGATCACCGCCGACGAAGGTATCCGCGCCGGTAAGAAGATTCCGCTGAAGGCCAACGTCGACGACGCCCTGACCAACCCGGAAACCAGCAGCATCCAGAAAGTCATCGTGTGCAAGCGCACCAGTGGCAACATCAAGTGGAACCAGCATCGCGACATCTGGTACGAAGACCTGATGAAAGTGGCCGGCACCGTCTGCGCACCCAAAGAGATGGGCGCCGAAGAGGCCCTCTTCATCCTTTATACCTCCGGCTCCACCGGCAAGCCCAAGGGCGTGCAGCACACCACCGGCGGCTATCTGCTCTACGCGGCCCTGACCCACGAGCGCGTGTTCGACTACCGCCCGGGTGAAATCTACTGGTGCACCGCCGACGTCGGTTGGGTTACCGGCCACACCTATATCGTCTACGGCCCGCTGGCCAATGGCGCGACCACGCTGCTGTTCGAAGGCGTGCCCAACTACCCGGACATCACCCGCGTCGGCAAGATCGTCGACAAGCACAAGGTCAATATCCTCTACACCGCGCCGACCGCTATCCGCGCGATGATGGCGTCCGGCACTGCCGCTTGCGAGGGCGTGGATGGCAGCAGCCTGCGTCTGCTGGGGTCGGTGGGTGAGCCGATTAACCCTGAAGCGTGGGACTGGTACTACAAGAACGTCGGACAATCCCGTTGCCCGATCGTCGACACCTGGTGGCAAACCGAAACCGGCGCGACGTTGATGAGCCCGCTGCCGGGCGCCCATGCGCTCAAGCCGGGTTCAGCGGCGCGGCCGTTCTTTGGCGTGGTGCCGGCGTTGGTGGACAACCTGGGCAACATCATCGAAGGCGCTGCCGAAGGCAACCTGGTGATCCTCGATTCGTGGCCAGGCCAGGCGCGGACGCTGTACGGCGACCATGACCGGTTCGTCGACACCTACTTCAAGACCTTCCGTGGCATGTACTTCACCGGCGACGGCGCGCGTCGTGATGAAGACGGCTACTGGTGGATCACCGGGCGCGTGGATGACGTGTTGAACGTGTCTGGCCACCGCATGGGCACCGCCGAGATCGAAAGTGCCATGGTGGCCCACCCGAAAGTCGCCGAAGCGGCGGTGGTCGGTGTGCCGCATGACATCAAGGGCCAGGGCATCTATGTGTATGTCACCCTCAAGAATGGCGAAGAGCCGAACGAAGCGCTGCGCCTGGAATTGAAGAACTGGGTGCGTAAAGAGATCGGGCCGATTGCTTCGCCGGACGTGATCCAGTGGGCGCCGGGCTTGCCGAAGACGCGTTCGGGGAAAATCATGCGCCGCATTCTGCGCAAGATTGCCACGGCCGAGTACGACGGGCTGGGGGATATTTCCACCCTGGCGGACCCAGGCGTGGTGGCGCATTTGATTGAAACGCACAAGACCATGAACGTCGCGTAA
- a CDS encoding ABC transporter permease yields the protein MLKGYGAVILDGAWLTLQLALSSMALAIVLGLIGVALRLSPVRWLAWLGDLYSTVIRGIPDLVLILLIFYGGQDLLNRVAPMLGYDDYIDLNPLAAGIGTLGFIFGAYLSETFRGAFMAIPKGQAEAGLAYGMSSFQVFFRVMVPQMIRLAIPGFTNNWLVLTKATALISVVGLQDMMFKAKQAADATREPFTFFLAVAAMYLVITSVSLLALRHLEKRYSVGVRAADL from the coding sequence ATGTTGAAAGGCTACGGGGCCGTCATCCTCGATGGCGCATGGTTGACGCTTCAGCTCGCCTTGTCGTCCATGGCCTTGGCCATTGTTCTGGGTCTGATCGGGGTCGCGTTACGCCTGTCGCCGGTGCGCTGGTTGGCCTGGCTGGGTGACTTGTACTCCACGGTGATTCGCGGAATCCCTGACCTGGTGCTGATCCTGCTGATTTTCTACGGCGGCCAGGACCTGCTCAACCGCGTCGCGCCGATGCTCGGCTACGACGACTATATCGACTTGAACCCCTTGGCCGCCGGCATCGGCACCCTGGGTTTCATCTTTGGCGCCTACCTGTCGGAAACCTTCCGCGGCGCCTTCATGGCTATTCCCAAGGGCCAGGCCGAGGCCGGCCTGGCGTATGGCATGAGCAGTTTCCAGGTGTTTTTCCGGGTGATGGTGCCGCAGATGATCCGGCTGGCGATCCCTGGCTTCACCAACAACTGGCTGGTCCTCACCAAGGCCACCGCGCTGATCTCGGTGGTGGGTTTGCAAGACATGATGTTCAAGGCCAAGCAGGCGGCAGACGCCACCCGCGAGCCTTTTACCTTCTTCCTCGCAGTGGCGGCGATGTACCTGGTGATCACCAGCGTGTCGTTGCTGGCCCTGCGTCATCTTGAGAAGCGCTACTCGGTAGGCGTAAGGGCGGCTGATCTATGA